A genome region from Cucumis sativus cultivar 9930 chromosome 4, Cucumber_9930_V3, whole genome shotgun sequence includes the following:
- the LOC101219893 gene encoding phosphatidylinositol transfer protein 3 isoform X1 yields MSARKSRANATEKVWSHEEQQAKINEVKKLMGPIADKLPVLCSDASILRYLKARNWNTKKANKMLKETLKWRLEYKPEKISWEDIAQEAKTGKIYRATYTDKQGRTVLVMRPSSQNTESTTGQIRYLVYCMENAILSSNSTDGYMVWLIDFHGWNTSCLSMKVTRDTAHVLQNHYPERLGLAILYNPPKLFESFWVMVRPFLESKTSKKVKFVYSNNPESLKIMEENFDADKLESSFGGRNPIGFNYEDYSQRMMEDDKKMTHFIDSRCSSPTYKALLSKSQMLDSAAFDVDSQASDDESDTDEIPSNLRRPDDKLQEVTSATTSDSR; encoded by the exons ATGTCTGCTAGAAAGTCGAGAGCTAATGCGACAGAGAAGGTTTGGTCCCATGAAGAACAGCAGGCCAAG ATAAATGaagtaaaaaagttgatggGTCCAATTGCTGATAAGCTTCCTGTTTTGTGCTCGGATGCTTCTATTCTGAGGTATCTCAAAGCAAGAAACTGGAATACAAAGAAGGCCaataaaatgttgaaggaAACTTTGAAATGGAGGCTAGAATACAAGCCAGAGAAGATAAGTTGG GAAGATATTGCTCAGGAGGCCAAGACgggaaaaatatatagagCTACTTACACTGACAAACAAGGAAGGACCGTTCTTGTAATGAGGCCAAGTAGTCAG AATACAGAATCAACAACTGGACAGATACGATATTTGGTTTACTGTATGGAGAATGCGATCTTGAGTTCAAATTCAACTGATGGATACATGGTATGGTTAATTGATTTTCATGGTTGGAACACATCTTGTCTTTCAATGAAGGTTACTCGAGATACAGCTCACGTCCTTCAAAATCATTATCCTGAAAGATTGGGCCTTGCTATTCTCTACAACCCACCAAAGCTGTTTGAGTCCTTTTGGGTG ATGGTAAGACCATTCCTAGAGTCAAAGACATCCAAAAAAGTGAAGTTTGTGTATTCCAACAACCCAGAGAGCCTAAAGATAATGGAAGAAAACTTCGACGCCGACAAATTGGAATCTTCATTTGGTGGCAGAAACCCTATTGGGTTTAACTATGAAGATTATTCACAAAGAATGATGgaagatgacaaaaaaatgaCTCATTTTATTGACTCTAGATGCTCTTCTCCAACTTACAAAGCTCTTTTATCCAAATCACAGATGCTGGACTCGGCCGCATTCGATGTTGATTCTCAGGCTTCTGACGACGAAAGCGACACCGACGAAATACCATCAAATTTGAGGCGTCCAGATGACAAGCTACAAGAAGTCACTTCGGCGACCACATCAGATTCCAGATGA
- the LOC101219893 gene encoding phosphatidylinositol transfer protein 3 isoform X4 encodes MSARKSRANATEKVWSHEEQQAKINEVKKLMGPIADKLPVLCSDASILRYLKARNWNTKKANKMLKETLKWRLEYKPEKISWEDIAQEAKTGKIYRATYTDKQGRTVLVMRPSSQNTESTTGQIRYLVYCMENAILSSNSTDGYMMLDSAAFDVDSQASDDESDTDEIPSNLRRPDDKLQEVTSATTSDSR; translated from the exons ATGTCTGCTAGAAAGTCGAGAGCTAATGCGACAGAGAAGGTTTGGTCCCATGAAGAACAGCAGGCCAAG ATAAATGaagtaaaaaagttgatggGTCCAATTGCTGATAAGCTTCCTGTTTTGTGCTCGGATGCTTCTATTCTGAGGTATCTCAAAGCAAGAAACTGGAATACAAAGAAGGCCaataaaatgttgaaggaAACTTTGAAATGGAGGCTAGAATACAAGCCAGAGAAGATAAGTTGG GAAGATATTGCTCAGGAGGCCAAGACgggaaaaatatatagagCTACTTACACTGACAAACAAGGAAGGACCGTTCTTGTAATGAGGCCAAGTAGTCAG AATACAGAATCAACAACTGGACAGATACGATATTTGGTTTACTGTATGGAGAATGCGATCTTGAGTTCAAATTCAACTGATGGATACATG ATGCTGGACTCGGCCGCATTCGATGTTGATTCTCAGGCTTCTGACGACGAAAGCGACACCGACGAAATACCATCAAATTTGAGGCGTCCAGATGACAAGCTACAAGAAGTCACTTCGGCGACCACATCAGATTCCAGATGA
- the LOC101219893 gene encoding phosphatidylinositol transfer protein 3 isoform X3: protein MSARKSRANATEKVWSHEEQQAKEDIAQEAKTGKIYRATYTDKQGRTVLVMRPSSQNTESTTGQIRYLVYCMENAILSSNSTDGYMVWLIDFHGWNTSCLSMKVTRDTAHVLQNHYPERLGLAILYNPPKLFESFWVMVRPFLESKTSKKVKFVYSNNPESLKIMEENFDADKLESSFGGRNPIGFNYEDYSQRMMEDDKKMTHFIDSRCSSPTYKALLSKSQMLDSAAFDVDSQASDDESDTDEIPSNLRRPDDKLQEVTSATTSDSR from the exons ATGTCTGCTAGAAAGTCGAGAGCTAATGCGACAGAGAAGGTTTGGTCCCATGAAGAACAGCAGGCCAAG GAAGATATTGCTCAGGAGGCCAAGACgggaaaaatatatagagCTACTTACACTGACAAACAAGGAAGGACCGTTCTTGTAATGAGGCCAAGTAGTCAG AATACAGAATCAACAACTGGACAGATACGATATTTGGTTTACTGTATGGAGAATGCGATCTTGAGTTCAAATTCAACTGATGGATACATGGTATGGTTAATTGATTTTCATGGTTGGAACACATCTTGTCTTTCAATGAAGGTTACTCGAGATACAGCTCACGTCCTTCAAAATCATTATCCTGAAAGATTGGGCCTTGCTATTCTCTACAACCCACCAAAGCTGTTTGAGTCCTTTTGGGTG ATGGTAAGACCATTCCTAGAGTCAAAGACATCCAAAAAAGTGAAGTTTGTGTATTCCAACAACCCAGAGAGCCTAAAGATAATGGAAGAAAACTTCGACGCCGACAAATTGGAATCTTCATTTGGTGGCAGAAACCCTATTGGGTTTAACTATGAAGATTATTCACAAAGAATGATGgaagatgacaaaaaaatgaCTCATTTTATTGACTCTAGATGCTCTTCTCCAACTTACAAAGCTCTTTTATCCAAATCACAGATGCTGGACTCGGCCGCATTCGATGTTGATTCTCAGGCTTCTGACGACGAAAGCGACACCGACGAAATACCATCAAATTTGAGGCGTCCAGATGACAAGCTACAAGAAGTCACTTCGGCGACCACATCAGATTCCAGATGA
- the LOC101219893 gene encoding phosphatidylinositol transfer protein 3 isoform X2, with protein MGPIADKLPVLCSDASILRYLKARNWNTKKANKMLKETLKWRLEYKPEKISWEDIAQEAKTGKIYRATYTDKQGRTVLVMRPSSQNTESTTGQIRYLVYCMENAILSSNSTDGYMVWLIDFHGWNTSCLSMKVTRDTAHVLQNHYPERLGLAILYNPPKLFESFWVMVRPFLESKTSKKVKFVYSNNPESLKIMEENFDADKLESSFGGRNPIGFNYEDYSQRMMEDDKKMTHFIDSRCSSPTYKALLSKSQMLDSAAFDVDSQASDDESDTDEIPSNLRRPDDKLQEVTSATTSDSR; from the exons atggGTCCAATTGCTGATAAGCTTCCTGTTTTGTGCTCGGATGCTTCTATTCTGAGGTATCTCAAAGCAAGAAACTGGAATACAAAGAAGGCCaataaaatgttgaaggaAACTTTGAAATGGAGGCTAGAATACAAGCCAGAGAAGATAAGTTGG GAAGATATTGCTCAGGAGGCCAAGACgggaaaaatatatagagCTACTTACACTGACAAACAAGGAAGGACCGTTCTTGTAATGAGGCCAAGTAGTCAG AATACAGAATCAACAACTGGACAGATACGATATTTGGTTTACTGTATGGAGAATGCGATCTTGAGTTCAAATTCAACTGATGGATACATGGTATGGTTAATTGATTTTCATGGTTGGAACACATCTTGTCTTTCAATGAAGGTTACTCGAGATACAGCTCACGTCCTTCAAAATCATTATCCTGAAAGATTGGGCCTTGCTATTCTCTACAACCCACCAAAGCTGTTTGAGTCCTTTTGGGTG ATGGTAAGACCATTCCTAGAGTCAAAGACATCCAAAAAAGTGAAGTTTGTGTATTCCAACAACCCAGAGAGCCTAAAGATAATGGAAGAAAACTTCGACGCCGACAAATTGGAATCTTCATTTGGTGGCAGAAACCCTATTGGGTTTAACTATGAAGATTATTCACAAAGAATGATGgaagatgacaaaaaaatgaCTCATTTTATTGACTCTAGATGCTCTTCTCCAACTTACAAAGCTCTTTTATCCAAATCACAGATGCTGGACTCGGCCGCATTCGATGTTGATTCTCAGGCTTCTGACGACGAAAGCGACACCGACGAAATACCATCAAATTTGAGGCGTCCAGATGACAAGCTACAAGAAGTCACTTCGGCGACCACATCAGATTCCAGATGA